The window ttagaactggcgccagtATGAGAtccccagggtgttcaaggtgaggactttagctgctaggctacgccgccgggccctagatggTGTGAGTATCTTAAGAGGTAAGAATCACTGGGTAGGGTCAGGGACAGAGTGAGACTCCACAAGGACCTATGGGTATGGGTTGACCTGGAGACACGTTCAATTCTATCGTGAGTCAGTGTTGGGGAAAGAGGGAATCTCTTGGAATGGCTGAAACTCCAGAGACTACTCATCTCAGCCAAAAGAAGTGTGGCAGAGGGGCTGGGGATAGAAAATATGGCCTAAGCTGATGGGATTGGTATAGACAAGGTATGAGGAAAGGAGTGGGCTGGAGTCAGAGGAACAATGGACAATTCAGGGAGCAAAGCTGTTAGGGACATCACCCATTACCTACACAGTCTGCAGGGCTCAACACAACATGAAAATGAAGTATCTTGTTCACAAATTATTGAGGACTTGAAGATGGCAACAACAAAGCCATGTAGCACGTGGGGTGGGGAGCCCTTCTAGGCATATGAGTTGCTTGGCTCTACTGGTTGTACATCCATACAGCTGGCTCTGCCACGTGACAGCTGCATAAGAGGCAGAGAGCAATGCTAGGTCAAGTTCAGCTTGAAAGGGCTGTCCTCTTGCCATGCATTGGGGATTTTAACTGAACTATGATCTATATTTTTCCatcttaaaaactgtttttaaagcaACTATACCTCAAACTATTTTGGAGCAGTGTCCGCTCACAAACCTTTTACAAAGGTACTCAGAAAACGGGAGTGGTTTTTGAGTGCAAAGCTGTATTTGGAGATATCTCCAATACAGGGCTAAGAGAGGGATGACTGTTGGGTTGACGGGGGTAAGGAGAGAGGTCTCATGAGGGTTTCTCGGATGACTAGGACCTCCGTTCAGCATGTAGATTTATTTGGAGCCATGCCACTCTCCTAAGGAAGCTAAAGCATCTATGGCAATCTGTTGGGAAAAGGAAAACCTGCGGTCCAATTCCTGGCCCAAGCACGGAGCCAGTAGCCAGACTCTTTTCATTCTTATACAAGGGGACACTGTTTAGCTCAAGCTCTGAGATCAAGGATGGGAGGGAGAGACTTCAGGTGTCCTTTGCCACTCCCTGGGAGTGTCTGGAGCCCTGCTGAGGGGCtggggggtgaggtggggtgagGGGATGGGGGGGAAATCCCCTGGACCCAGAGAAAGAGTCTAGTGGGAGCTCATCTCTGGAGACTCAGGTGCCCTACCAGTGGGAAGAGCTGCTTTTGGCATCAGAAGAGTATTTCAGTGGTGCTTTGAGGGTTCACTTTGCTCCAGCTCATCACTTTAGCCTAGCCCCTCTGACCTCAGCTCTACACAAACCTAGTGGGAGGGTGCCTGCTAAGGATGAAGCTCTGTGCTGGCTGCATgccagagacccagaaagagacAAGGCTCCTGGCAGCAGCTCAGGAGGCAATGGACAACctaagtgagtcatcagatgaaTGATTTGTGATTGAATGTAGACCAAAGCTGACGTACAAAGCTTGTACTTAAGCCTCAGTCACATTATACATAGTTATTTCACTGTCTTGGCAATCTGCTTGGCAGGCATCACAGCATCATTCCCACGtgacagataagaaaactgagatGCAGAGAAATTAAGTCAGTTGCTGAAGATCACAGAGTCAATATGTAGTGACGCCAAGAGTGACAGCTACTCCTCACTGCTCCCCTCTCTTGGCACCCATAGAGCCCCTGGCAGGGTCAgatgggtgggggtggaggatcCCACAAGATCTCATAGCAGAGATGTTATCTGCACTGTGTGGGAAGAATGAATGTAACTGCTCAGGAAAGCAAGTGCCCAGTGGGAGGAAAGGCATTCCAGGCACAGAGGGAACTTGAAATAGGCTGGTGTtactggagccagaagctcaagtgtgggtacacagaggaggaaagaagtCATGGGTCCTTGTGTGCACCCCAAAACCAGCACTTTTTTAAAACAGCTATGTGCATAGGCGTATATGGATGAGATCTGGTGACAATACGTTAACCTCCCCTGAAGAGCTCAGATGGTTTCACCCAGCAACCAtgaccccagctctgcctcccagggaacaGAATTCCCTTCAAAACATATCCAGTCCTTTGGACACCAAAGGCCATTCCCATCCTctggtgattttattttatttttttccctttggaaacTCGACCTGGGACCTGATGCTCCTTGCCTTCAGTTGCAAGAGAGCAACAGAGGGTCAGTCACAGGTAAGGAAGACCCTGTAGCCCTGGAAGAGCAAGCAAGTCAGGGAAcaactggcttggaagtggaaggGCAAGTGCAGTAAGGGGAAGGGCAGTGAAAAAGCAAAGGGCaggccagggctgaagctgcTGCAAGGAAAGAGGCCCTGAGGTAACGGAGGCCCGCCGCAGCCATCGCCCACCTGGGGAAGCACGGTTGGCATTCCTATGCTTGGCATGGGCTTGGGGGCAGTTCACAGGCAGCCTTCTCATGCTCAGTCCCATGTAGCCAGCActgagggcagggctgcaggagcAGGGATTGAGGGAGGACCAGGATGCTGGAGAGTGCAGACTACAAGGAGTCCTGCAAACCCTGGAGGCACCACCCGCCCCCAGCTTCCACAGGTCTGGCAGCAAGCTCCCCGGGCATCTCCTGGCCCGGATCTTAGCACTTAACCTTGTCCTGTGATTGTTCTGGCTCTTCTGTCTTTGAGCCTTGCACAATGTGCCCCCCTCCCGCCACCAGTGTTTGTGGCAGGCTCAgaagatttcttcctctctcctctctgacttaGGCTTTCCTAAGGCCATTTCATTCTCCAGGTCGTTGTATTCCTGAAAAGCAGGCAAGATTCTCCCCATTTCTCAGATTTCATGGGACAGAAAGCCTCCTGTGCCAAGGCACGGTTGGAGAAAAAACCCGAGGAAGTCAAGGTCATTGGCGGGACTCACCCTCCACCTTTCCCTAGGGGCCAGTGGAGTCTTGCAAGGCGGGGCTCCCTTACTGGCAGGGGTCCCTCTCTTCTTGGCGGGCCACCTGACCAGCCCCAGTGGTACCTGGGTGGGGGACAAGAGGCGGGGTTGGGCTTAGCGGGGACGCCTGACATGCTGGACCTAGGAGCGGCCAACGGAGTCTGCTGGCACGCCAGGTCTTCCAGGGGCCCGCGCCTTGGTCACTACTGGCCAGCAGTGGCCAAGGGTCGCTGCTGTGCCCCTGTCCCGCGGGCCAGGCCCCGCCTCCCAGCCGCAAGGGCGGGGGCAGGGGCGGCGCTGGTGGAGTGGGGCGCCGGCGCGCCGGTTCTTGGCCGCCCCTCCGGCTTGCGGGTCCGCCCTCCCTACCCCCAACTCTGGCCTGCTCTCGTCGCCCCCATGCCTCCAGTCTCTCCCTAGTCAGGCTGCCCGGTGCATCCCGACGATCGCGGCCTGGCGATCGGGGCACGGCGGTTGCGGCGCTCGAGGGTGGTTCGCAAGGCACGGGGCGCGAAGCCAGACCTGCCCGGCGCTGCGGTTGGGGGGTGGGCAGTTCAGGACCGGCATCGGCGGAGCCCCTAGAGGAGAGCAGGGGTAGGCAGGGGGTCGCCGAGGTAATGGACAGGGCCTGGGCGCACGACTGCGAAGGGCGGGGGCTCCAGGCGCACTTTGGCCCTGGCCGGGCGCGCGACTGGACGCCTGAGGCGGCTGGAGAGCAGCTgggcggggagggagagagggaggagacggctgggctgggccgggggCTTGGCCGACGGGGAGCAGGTGGGCGGGGACAGGGGCCCTGCTGGAGGAgacgcagcagcagcaacgaGGTGGCGGGCTGCGTGAGCAAACAGGGCGGCCGCTCCTGGGCCCGGAGAACGGTGAGGCAGTTTGGGTTGGGTGCACCAGCCCCGAGGGCAAGGTTCCGTGTCCAAGGCCTCGGAGTTGGGCGCGGGGCACtgttggggtgggtgggtagggtAATGGCTCTGGAGGCCCGATTGAGCCAAGCAGTCCCAGGAGAAGAGTGGTGTTGGGCCCAAAGTAGGAATTGTTGGCCAGGGCGCTGGCGTTGGGCAAAGGTGGGTGAGGCCAGGCCCTTGCAAGGCTGGCATTGAGTGGAAGGGGAGAAGGTGGTCCCAGAGTTTGGGAATTTGTGCGTAATTTGGGAGTTGCCTTGTCACTGGGTGGGTGGATGAGTCATTCGGGTTTGGAGATCCCAGAACCCGTTCCAGGCTATCCGTTGTGAAAATCCAAGGGCCAGGATTTTTGGGAAAGGGGCTCCGAGGTCCTGCGTGAAGGCCTCTGGGAGCCAGGCCCCGGTGCAGTGGCTCAAAAGCTCTGGCCCTGGGTGGGGTTAAGGCAGGTCTTTGTGGTGGCCacttcctgctttccttccttgtCGCAGGCTGTGGGGAGGGGGTTAAACCTTCAGCTTGACAGTATCCCCAGGGGCAGGGGGACACAGACGTGCGTGACTGCAGCAACATTCTCTGTCATGGAGCCCTCACGCTTCCTCACGGTTGCTGTAGTAACTGCCTATTGATGGTGTATTTATAGGTGAAGAAGCAGGGCTACAttttggggtgggagggggatgAGGCTGAAGGGCAGGCGctgccagcagtgaaggaggctaCAGAATGGCTAATGGGCTGGGCAGTGCTGCTTGAGCTGTTTGGGGAGTTTCCATCTGGGGTGTGGGGACAGAAGCCCGCACCTTTGGGGCTGTGATGGCTAGGTATGCAGGCACTGAAGTCACATGTGTTTGGGAGAAGAGGTGTTAAGTTGTTTGGTGATTTtttccacacacacaaaagtaaaaACACCTTGCAGTTGTCTTCCATAAACAGTCGAACCTATTTTTCCAGCTTCCTTCCTAgatcttttctcattcttttctaaCGCCACCACCCCAGCTCCATTTCTCTTCAGTCAAAACGCCTTCTCTCAAATGTAGCACACCTATACCCACGTGAACCTGAGACCCACAAGGAAACAGAATTCTGAAGCAATATTCCCTCTTTGCTCTTACAAAGGGACACCTTTTGCAAAATGGCAGGCTCCTCTGGGAGCGGAGTCACATGTTGATGGTTTGTGGTGTTTTACTGCGGGATTTGAGACAATGCCCCTAGACGCAGTGTTTCCACAGATGgatgtcccatctgctgttttccttctgttttgacTTTCTCTGTGATTTATATCCTACCTGTTTGCCAGAAGGATTACAAGATGCACAAATGCACAAATAAGGCTCTGAAGACATACGTGCGCATCACATGTATATGGGCTTAAACGGTTGGGCTTGACGATATCAACACACTTCCTGGCACCCAAGGCCAAAAGGGTAGCACAATGGCTTATACAGCTCACGCATGTTGCACTCTGTAAGTCAGAAAACCAGTGTTTCTGCTTGGGCCGGGGAGCAGTGAGATGATTGTTCCCAGATGTGGAGGGCTTGGCCGGTGCTGCGGAGTATGCAGTGGGGATGCATGCTGTGCCCGTGGATTACGTCCTGGCTGGATAGCTCCTTATAGGAAAACGGCTTTTGGATGAGAGCTCACGGCAGAGGCCCGTCTTCTAGTTAGCTCAGTGTTGGCCGCTTACATTCTTGCCTTGGTGCCCACGCCATGTTGGTCTCCAGTGCCATGAAAGGAGACGTGTCTAGTTTTGGAAAGTTTCAGGTGTGTTGCCTCCTTTTTTGGTGAAGATAAATGCAGCAGTGTGGCTGAGAGCTGGGCACTGGCGGCCGTGTTTGTGTGCAGGATCTGACCTTGCAGGACAGGTGTCCAGCAGATTGCGCTCGGCCGGCCCAAGCCAGGCTGTGACATTTGAGATGGTGGTGATCGCTGTGTTGAATGTCGCTTTTCAAGGaccatgcttcttgttgttgggGATTTGCTGCTGGGATCCTAACTCAGCTCTTACCTCTGCCACTTTTGATTTGCTTGATTTTGCCTCCATGCACAGCTCTGTGGGCTTTGTTTCCCTTTCAGCCTCTGAACATCTTTCCAATACAAAGGTGCAAAGATTTCTTGAGGAGAGTGTAGCAGGAGGATCCTTGGGGTCCTGCTCTGACCTTTTGACCAAGCCAGTAGGGTCACAGCCCTTGGCCAAGAGGGTTAGCGAGGGCCGAAGATTTTGGGGTGCAATTTCACTGCAAGTCTTCTCTTGTCTTTGCCAGGCAGCTGAGCCGCTGAAGCTGAGGCAGCAGCATGGCAGGTGAGTGCGTCCGGGCTCAGGCGCAGTGATGGGGCCATGCCCAGGGGCTCACAGGAAAggccctctctgctctcctctccatgGCTTGCCCAGCGGTGGCTGTCCAACTGGCAGAGTGGGAGCttggcttttccacattcacagtTCCCTTCCAGATGTGTTCACTAGTGGATATGCACCTAAGCAGACTCCCAGAAGACATGCTGAGTTGGCAGGCCGGAGTGTGTGAGACAGGGGTCTGTCTGCCAGCACAGACAAAATGTCCCACTAGTAGGACTTTAGGTCCCACCAATCGCAAGAGCAAATGTGTCAGCTCAGGCCTATGGTGGTGCAAAGCTCATGCCACACTGGTCAGCCTGGTCTTACCTGAAGTTCTCCATTTGAAATCAATAGCAGTGTACACTGGTCCTTGCTGGTTTTTGGGGAAGGCAGTCTGTACCCAGCGGACAGGGTATATTTCTCCATACAGGCTCTGCCACCTCCCATCCCCAGAAGTATTCTTGGGTTCTTTTGCTCAAAGTCCCCTGATCTGCCCCAGCCTGGCTTTGTTCCAGGTGGTCCTGAGCGAGCTCTGGGGCTCCCAGGTCACTATGCATAGACAGCCTGTTCAGGCGGAGGACTGTCGCCCTGCTAGTGTTATGGGATTATCTAGTACTGCGGCCACCAGTGTCGCCCTCCAGAAGGCACAGATTCGCCTGGCCAGGGCTCCAATGAGTCCACGACAATGCACAAGGTGCTGCTCGGAATTCCTGGATGGTGATGCTGCTCAGACTTTGTGTCCTTGCTCCTGGGCAGCATACATTTCCTTCTGAGTTGCCACCTGTTTCCCTCCCCGTTACCAGGGACTTCGTTGGGTCCAGGGCAATCTAGAGGAATAGCATGGTGTGTGAGAGCAGTAGCCCTTTGCCCCTGCTGCAAACGGCTCGCCCTGTCTTGTGGCCGGGAGCCAAACATCTCACTTGTTCACCGTGCCTGCTTTCTCTCCGTGACTGAGCCTTCGTGTCTGGGCCAGCCACTTTCAGAGAAGGGCCTGTGCACATGCCTGTGCCAGGCCTCAGTACAGCTTTCTCTTCAGTGtttctgggagccaggaatgctcACTCGGTCCTGAAACGGTTCCCTCGCGCCAATGAGTTCCTGGAGGAGCTGCGCCAGGGCACCATCGAGCGGGAGTGCATGGAGGAGATCTGCAGCTACGAGGAGGTCAAGGAGGTGTTTGAGAACAAAGAGAAAACGGCATGTATAACCACCATGGCGCTGGGAGCAGGGAGCGGGAGGAGCTGCAGAGGCAGCCTGCAGGGACCATGCTACCTCAGAGGTGTTGGAAGCAAGTTTGGAGAGGCACCACAGCCAGAAACAGGGCCCCTGTGGCCTGAGAGGGAAATGTCCTGGTCCCGTggtgtgtcctgggtgctccacaaGCATCCCCGTGGCTTGCAGAGGTCCATGGCAGGACGAGGATGAGAAACAGCCTCTTCTCCAGGCTTGCTGCATGATGGGCCCGTGGGCTTTGGGGACATCCGCAGTGCCCCTCCTGCCCAATGTGGTGAGCCTTCCTTCTTATGttgcagatggagttctggaagGGGTATCCCAATGCCGTGTACTCGGTTCGGGACCCGTCGCAGAGCTCGGACGCCATGTATGTGGTGGTGCCCCTTTTGGGGGTGGCTCTGCTGATCGTCATTGCTTTGTTCATCATCTGGAGGTGCCAGCTGCAGAAGGCGACCCGCCATCGCCCTTCGTATGCACAGAACCGGTACCTGACCAGTCGCGCCGGGCACAGCCTGCCCCGGGTTATGGTGTACAGGGGCACTGTGCACAGCCAGGGGGAGTGGTCAGGGCCCcgtgaggctgggagcagcccgcatggggtgcaggtgcccagTCGCGGGGGAAGAGCCACAGTCCGGCTGGAGAGCAGCCTCTGCCTCCcggagctctctctctccagacTGTCCagtgccaccccacccccatcctatGAGGAAGTGACAGCACCCCGGGGGTGCAGCAGTGAGGAGGCCAGCGCCTCTTACAGTGACCCACCCCCCAAGTATGAGGAGATAGTGGCCACCAGCCCTGGTGCAGAGAAGTAGTGGGGCGCTGCTCTGGGCCACGCGAAGCCTCTGTCCGAGGCTTCCAATCTCCTTCAGAACTTTCAAAAGACTGTGTCACCACAGAACAGCCTTAGCCTCCTTGTTGCCAAATAATTCCCCAACCGTGGATGTTTAGAAAACCAGTTTTCAGAGACAGGTGGGAAGAGTTGGGGGCAGGAAATGCGTGTGAGTCCAAGGCCCTCCGTttgcaccccccccccaccctgAAAGAGGTTCAGACCCAAGAGTCCAGCCCTTCCAAGAAGCCACCCAATCAAGTGCTCCCAGCACAGTCTGGCTTCTTCTATGCCAAAGGAATTGCCTCCATTGTGTTGCTTGTGGTTCAGGTTCATGGCCAGTGGGGCTGTGTGGGCTGAGAACTTGTGGGTGTCTGGGTGCTTGGGCCAGGTGCTTAGGGAAGGAATTTGCCCTTCAGCTCCCCTACTCCTCTGGGTTGTGCTTTCTGGCCTGGCCCACGTGGTGAGGATTTGGGCAAGTACTGAGCAACAAAGCAAGTACtaacacagagacacaaagaagcaCCACAGAGCAGAGCAGGACCACCTGGGCTTCACAGGAGGTCCTGGGCCATAAACTGCACAGCTCTGGGGCTGGCTTTCCCTCCACAGCCCCCAGCTCCTCCTGACCAGGGGGAAAAACAGGCGGGGCGAGGCGGCAAGAGGACAGTGGGCGTGAAGGGTGAGGAGCAGGGGACTGGGGGCCCCCACAAACTCTGCCATCCTGTTTCTCGTGTGCGTGACCATCCCTAGACCCTGGCTCTCCACACCCGTTTATATGTTGTGCCGCCACCAACAGCCACCAGCAAGAGCACCGAAGCACTCCATTGTGGGAACACCCAAGCTTCGGACCCTGGCAGTGTGTGGTTTGTGGCCCCCAGGCTGTGGGAGGACTAGCTGTGACAGAGAGCTGACCACTTCTGGTGCAGCTGAGCGTCCATAGGACTATTAAACCAATGAATCCGGTCTTCTTGGTACTCTGTTCCGTGGTTTTGAACTTGTAGAACACTTTCCCGTTTGTGAATAGTTTTGCTGAACGTGGACTTTAGACtgatgattttcttttaatgatgGTGCCCACCTCGGGACAAGACTCCTAAgtggctctttttaaaaaacatcaatGTCTTGGTAAAGGACCCCATGCCGGGGACTGAAGGGCCGTCTGCACCTTGCTGTGTCACTGGCAGGCACTGGTCTGTCTTGGACAGCACTGGGGCAGAGGAAGCCTGGAGGGTCACTGCCGTTCGCTGAGCAAGAGATTTTATTGGTCTCCTCCATCCCCATTCCTCCTGGCCCTCCCGATAAACCATCTCTCCTCTGTTGGTGCTTTAAAGAATGTAGCAAATTGTTGCAGGGCCCCAAAGGGAAACAGTCTGTGTCAGTGGCAGCCACAGCAGTTTCAAAGCCATCGAGTCAGCAGGCTTGGGGACCCATTTCTTGAAGGGGGCCCTGCTTCAAGGCTGCAGATGCCTTCCAGAGCCCTTCCAGGGCTGGAGACTGACCCCAGCATGTGTTCCCAGTGTGCATGGCGGTGCTGTCCACCTGGTGGTGGCGAGGTTCCGTCCTTCCCCACAGGCTAATGTCCAAGGAGTGCTGGAAGACCAGGGAGCCAGTGGCAGGTGCCTTTAGGAAGATACTTCTGGAACTCTGTGTGTTCTAGAACAATCTTCAATGAGCTTTCACATACGCCTGATATTGAGTCTCAGCCTGGAGAGCCAATCTTCTGCCAGGTAAGCTTTTCCATCACATGGGAAGCTTCCCCCAAAGCAACCTGAGGCTGGAGAGGCTGAGCAGATGGCATTCcacatttcctttgtctttccctctctgcccttCCTCACAAAAGGATCTGCAGCCTAGAGGACCTCTGCTTTTTCCATGATGAAGGCTGGGGCCAGTGTCATTCAGCCAAATTGGAGGGTGTGAAGATGCTGAAAACTCTAGGGTCACCTCGACTCCTGCAGCATGTTCTTGAGCAGGTGCCCGAGTGTGAGCAAGTGAGGGAGGAGAAAATTACTTCAATGTATCTCTTTCccagggagcagagagctggacttggGGTCCCACTGAGCACAGACAAAAGGAATGTGTCCAGAACTGTCCCTTGCCTTCGGCATCTGTTGAGTCCTTCTTCCCTACCGCATTTACGGGTAGATGGAAGCTGGGTGGTGACGGGAGACAGCTGAAAGCAGAAACCTGGAACTGATGTATGAAGGGCAGCCTGTGTCCTCCAAGGCCCCAGACGGAGCTGGAGACAGTTCTGGAAGACCCATGGTCTCTAGTTGAGGTGCTTCACAGCGTGCTTGTAGAAGGGACTGTGCTGTGGCCTCTGGGCTGGGTTTCACGTTGTACTGTTGAACACAGACCCAGTGGCACACAATGGACGTACCTCCTTGCGGTGCACATTTCGCTTTTACCGACGCCCTGTACGTACTTTTTCAAACTCTGTCTTCGTATACATGTTGATTTGATACAATGCTAATTCTTTAGGAGGAAACTTTTTGTTACTtttggatgtgtatgtgtgtgtatgatgtcTACATGTTGCCTTTCCTCATTGCTTATCTAACACAATAGTCAGTCTGCGGCTGTGTTTGTACCAGGACAGATCCGGTGTGCGGAGGAGAGTGTACCCTCCCAGGACTGGGCAG is drawn from Ochotona princeps isolate mOchPri1 chromosome X, mOchPri1.hap1, whole genome shotgun sequence and contains these coding sequences:
- the PRRG3 gene encoding transmembrane gamma-carboxyglutamic acid protein 3; this encodes MAVFLGARNAHSVLKRFPRANEFLEELRQGTIERECMEEICSYEEVKEVFENKEKTMEFWKGYPNAVYSVRDPSQSSDAMYVVVPLLGVALLIVIALFIIWRCQLQKATRHRPSYAQNRYLTSRAGHSLPRVMVYRGTVHSQGEWSGPREAGSSPHGVQVPSRGGRATVRLESSLCLPELSLSRLSSATPPPSYEEVTAPRGCSSEEASASYSDPPPKYEEIVATSPGAEK